A genomic stretch from Candidatus Ancaeobacter aquaticus includes:
- a CDS encoding Lrp/AsnC family transcriptional regulator: MDKILHILEKDARTTPQEIAKMTDMTVAQIKKKISQYEKNGTLLAYKAVINKDKIDRASRTIKAIIEVKIVPEKAKGFDAVAERIYKFSEVTSCYLLSGGYDLLLVVEGKDLLEIGRFVTEKLSPMDHVKGTVTHFLLKKYKENGVTFDGPVDDKRIPISF; this comes from the coding sequence ATGGATAAGATTCTGCACATATTAGAGAAAGATGCGCGCACAACACCACAAGAAATTGCAAAAATGACCGACATGACAGTAGCACAAATAAAGAAAAAGATCTCTCAGTATGAAAAAAATGGAACACTTCTTGCCTATAAAGCAGTTATTAATAAAGATAAAATTGATCGTGCATCACGAACAATTAAAGCGATTATTGAAGTAAAAATTGTTCCTGAAAAAGCTAAAGGTTTTGATGCGGTTGCTGAACGTATATATAAATTCTCTGAGGTAACAAGCTGTTATTTACTTTCAGGCGGATATGACCTCCTGCTCGTTGTTGAAGGTAAAGACCTTCTGGAAATCGGAAGATTTGTTACAGAGAAACTCTCCCCTATGGACCACGTAAAGGGAACGGTAACACATTTCTTGCTAAAAAAATATAAAGAGAACGGGGTTACATTTGATGGACCCGTCGACGATAAAAGAATACCAATATCATTTTAA